One window from the genome of Fulvivirga lutea encodes:
- a CDS encoding HlyD family secretion protein yields the protein MNLKDELTDNQLYTLKILKTPSAGRALARWLMGLSGLFFILLFLPWQQNIRGTGKVTAFTPGNRPQTVESAIPGRISSWNIREGQFVNKGDTIVTLSEIKDKFFDPNLLTRLSEQVEAKRSSIESKRLKAEALKTQIKALRSALDVKYKQAQNKLKQTELKLVSDSVDYEAEQIRFRNFESQYARNKTLFEAGNIALTKYQDIESKYQESKMKVVSSENKFLQTKAELINAQVNLAGVQAEYQDKISKSESELNATLASLYESEGDLSKTRNEFANMQIRNDQYQLIAPQSGYVVKAMQAGIGETIKEGEAVVTIMPENPDMAVEMYVKAMDVPLLSKGRKVRVEFDGWPALQVSGWPSVSVGTFGGEVQVIDFVNSRAGEFRILVTPDPEDEPWPSILRIGSGTKGWVMLDDVPIWYEIWRNLNGFPPSLYEEPLDLDSQKAKETVEKKTTK from the coding sequence ATGAACTTAAAAGACGAGCTTACTGACAATCAACTTTATACGTTAAAGATACTTAAAACACCAAGTGCAGGTAGAGCTTTGGCCAGATGGCTAATGGGTCTGTCTGGGTTGTTTTTCATTCTACTTTTTCTCCCATGGCAGCAGAATATCAGAGGTACTGGAAAGGTAACAGCCTTTACACCTGGCAATAGGCCTCAGACTGTCGAATCGGCAATTCCAGGTAGAATTTCCAGTTGGAATATTAGGGAAGGACAGTTTGTGAATAAGGGAGACACCATTGTTACTTTAAGTGAAATAAAAGATAAGTTCTTTGATCCTAATTTACTAACCAGGTTATCGGAACAGGTAGAGGCCAAAAGGAGCAGCATAGAATCTAAAAGATTGAAAGCTGAGGCCTTAAAAACGCAAATTAAAGCCTTAAGAAGTGCATTGGACGTAAAGTACAAACAGGCTCAGAACAAACTAAAGCAAACGGAATTAAAGCTTGTAAGTGATAGCGTTGATTATGAAGCTGAGCAAATCCGATTTAGAAACTTTGAAAGTCAATACGCCAGAAATAAGACTTTATTTGAAGCAGGAAACATTGCATTGACTAAATATCAGGATATAGAGTCCAAGTATCAGGAATCTAAAATGAAGGTGGTTTCTTCTGAAAATAAATTTTTACAAACAAAGGCCGAACTTATTAATGCTCAAGTAAACCTGGCTGGTGTACAGGCCGAATATCAGGATAAAATCAGTAAGTCTGAGTCTGAATTAAATGCAACTTTAGCAAGTTTATACGAATCTGAAGGAGATTTATCAAAAACGCGTAACGAGTTTGCAAACATGCAAATTAGGAATGACCAATATCAATTAATTGCTCCGCAATCTGGTTATGTGGTTAAAGCCATGCAAGCAGGTATTGGCGAGACAATAAAAGAGGGAGAAGCTGTAGTTACCATAATGCCGGAAAACCCGGATATGGCGGTGGAAATGTATGTTAAAGCTATGGATGTTCCACTATTGTCAAAAGGACGAAAAGTGAGGGTTGAATTTGATGGGTGGCCAGCGCTGCAAGTGTCAGGATGGCCAAGTGTATCGGTAGGTACATTTGGTGGCGAGGTGCAGGTAATTGACTTTGTAAATAGCAGGGCCGGTGAGTTTAGAATATTAGTGACCCCTGATCCTGAAGATGAGCCATGGCCATCAATACTCAGGATAGGCTCAGGTACCAAAGGTTGGGTAATGTTGGATGATGTGCCTATTTGGTATGAAATCTGGCGAAACCTGAATGGCTTCCCTCCAAGCTTATATGAAGAGCCGCTGGATTTGGATTCTCAGAAAGCGAAAGAAACAGTTGAAAAGAAAACCACAAAATGA
- a CDS encoding TolC family protein — MRIVVVLLFICLRLPAYGQSDTTVVLTFDEYYSLVINNHPIVKQSELLTADAAMELRLARGSFDPKLEGTWDFKEFKDSEYYNKLDVSLKIPTWFPVNPVVGMQRNLGEYLSSENFISEETDYQQVYAGVSVPIGQGLFIDQRRATIRQAQLLQEMAEAEQIKAINKILLTATKDYWEWYFAYNNYELLQRSIALAQDIFDRTKMAHEYGEAAPIDTVQAKINLLNRITAMQQANIDRIKAGLNLSNHLWTPDGAPLELELNVIPEQPLVNTLSASLLSELLNMALENHPELRKLDLKNQSLMVDRRLARENIKPKLNLNYYLLDQPFDYEGNTNDLIFDENYKVGVEFAFPIFLRKERAKLSQTNIKLEQNSYQLDFTERQVLNDINAQYNEAVTTANILEQQQEMVNNYELLLTAERLNLENGESDLFKLNVQMDKLIESQSKLIKLKSAYQKDVATLYWAAGISNLGRN; from the coding sequence ATGAGAATTGTAGTTGTTTTACTTTTCATTTGCCTGAGACTGCCAGCCTACGGACAGTCTGATACTACTGTGGTACTCACTTTTGATGAGTACTATAGCTTGGTGATTAACAACCATCCGATTGTTAAGCAGTCTGAACTCCTTACTGCTGACGCAGCAATGGAATTAAGGTTAGCCAGAGGGTCATTCGACCCTAAACTGGAAGGCACCTGGGATTTTAAGGAGTTTAAAGATTCAGAATATTACAACAAGCTCGATGTCTCATTGAAGATACCTACCTGGTTTCCTGTTAATCCAGTAGTTGGGATGCAAAGAAATTTAGGCGAGTATCTCAGTTCAGAAAATTTCATATCAGAAGAAACGGATTACCAGCAGGTTTATGCCGGGGTTTCTGTACCTATTGGTCAAGGGTTGTTTATCGATCAGCGTAGAGCTACCATCAGGCAAGCACAATTACTTCAGGAAATGGCTGAGGCCGAACAGATAAAGGCCATTAACAAAATTTTATTAACGGCAACAAAAGATTATTGGGAGTGGTACTTCGCCTATAACAATTATGAGTTGTTACAGCGTAGTATTGCTCTGGCACAAGATATTTTCGATCGAACCAAAATGGCACACGAATACGGTGAGGCCGCTCCGATAGATACAGTGCAGGCCAAAATTAATTTGCTTAATAGAATTACGGCAATGCAGCAAGCCAACATAGATAGAATAAAGGCCGGCCTGAATTTATCTAATCATTTATGGACACCGGACGGAGCACCACTGGAATTAGAATTGAATGTAATACCCGAGCAACCACTTGTGAATACACTATCTGCATCATTGCTCTCTGAGTTACTTAATATGGCCCTTGAAAACCATCCGGAGTTAAGAAAATTGGATTTAAAGAATCAATCGCTAATGGTAGATAGAAGGTTGGCGAGAGAAAATATCAAGCCTAAGTTAAACCTTAACTACTATTTATTAGATCAGCCATTTGATTATGAAGGAAATACGAATGATTTGATTTTTGATGAAAACTATAAAGTAGGAGTGGAGTTTGCTTTCCCTATCTTTTTACGAAAAGAGAGAGCTAAACTTAGCCAGACCAATATCAAATTAGAGCAAAACAGCTATCAGCTGGATTTTACCGAACGACAGGTATTGAATGACATCAATGCTCAATATAATGAAGCGGTGACAACGGCTAACATACTTGAGCAGCAGCAGGAAATGGTGAATAATTATGAATTACTCCTAACGGCTGAGCGCCTCAACTTAGAAAATGGTGAGAGCGATCTGTTTAAACTAAACGTACAGATGGATAAACTCATTGAGTCGCAGTCGAAGCTGATTAAGTTGAAATCGGCCTACCAAAAAGATGTAGCAACACTTTACTGGGCTGCCGGTATTAGTAATTTGGGCAGAAATTAA
- a CDS encoding DUF4287 domain-containing protein yields MEPALKTMIDNMPEKTGKSLDEWKKLLKSKSFEKHSEAVNFLKKEHGVTHGFANTIVLLSKEDNSSEEDLVANQYEGKENLKPFYEALLKVVTSFGKDVTVTPKKGSVSIIRKRQFALIKPATKTRIDLGLKLPGKEFTNRLEHSGPFGTMCTHRVQITDIKNVDSELKGWLKEAYDLSV; encoded by the coding sequence ATGGAACCTGCATTAAAAACTATGATTGACAATATGCCTGAAAAAACAGGCAAGTCATTGGACGAGTGGAAGAAACTGCTCAAATCAAAATCATTTGAAAAACATTCAGAAGCTGTAAATTTTCTAAAGAAAGAACATGGGGTAACTCATGGTTTTGCCAATACCATTGTTCTATTGTCTAAAGAAGATAACAGCTCAGAGGAAGACCTAGTTGCCAACCAATATGAAGGAAAAGAAAACCTGAAACCCTTCTACGAAGCGCTTTTAAAAGTAGTTACTAGTTTTGGAAAGGATGTAACAGTTACCCCGAAGAAAGGCAGTGTAAGCATCATCAGAAAAAGGCAATTTGCTTTAATAAAACCTGCTACAAAAACACGTATCGATTTAGGCCTGAAGCTTCCTGGAAAGGAATTTACAAATCGCCTTGAGCATTCAGGTCCGTTTGGAACCATGTGTACTCACAGAGTTCAAATTACTGATATTAAGAATGTTGATTCTGAACTTAAAGGCTGGTTGAAAGAAGCTTATGATTTATCCGTTTAG
- a CDS encoding SDR family oxidoreductase yields MKLENKVIWITGASSGIGEALVHALAENNQLIISARRESVLQQIQAKYPENIKVLPLDLGDLDSLKSKADSAIKLFGKVDLLINNGGISQRSLAAKTDLSVDKKLMDVNYLGTIALTKALLPHFQEKKAGRIAVVTSLVGKFGTPYRSGYAASKHALHGFFDALRAEVYQDNIKITMVCPGFVKTNVSVNALTEDGSTLNEMDSAQANGMPADIFAKKMIRAIEKNKAEVNIGGKEVYGVYLKRFFPALFNKVVRRAKVR; encoded by the coding sequence ATGAAACTAGAAAACAAAGTTATATGGATCACAGGAGCATCTTCAGGCATTGGAGAAGCATTAGTTCATGCATTAGCTGAAAATAATCAGCTAATAATTTCAGCACGTAGGGAAAGTGTTCTCCAACAAATTCAGGCAAAATATCCGGAAAATATAAAGGTGTTGCCACTAGATTTAGGCGACCTTGATTCACTAAAAAGTAAAGCTGACTCAGCTATAAAACTTTTTGGAAAGGTTGACCTACTTATAAATAACGGAGGTATCAGCCAGCGCTCGTTGGCAGCAAAAACGGATTTATCCGTAGATAAAAAATTAATGGATGTAAACTATCTGGGCACAATAGCATTGACCAAAGCGCTTTTACCACATTTTCAGGAGAAGAAGGCCGGCCGCATAGCAGTTGTAACAAGTCTTGTAGGAAAATTCGGCACACCATACCGCTCAGGTTATGCGGCATCAAAACATGCTCTACATGGCTTTTTTGATGCATTAAGAGCTGAAGTTTATCAGGATAATATTAAGATTACAATGGTCTGCCCAGGCTTCGTGAAGACTAATGTGTCGGTAAACGCACTTACTGAGGATGGCTCTACACTTAACGAGATGGACAGCGCTCAAGCCAACGGAATGCCTGCCGATATTTTTGCTAAAAAAATGATTCGGGCTATCGAAAAAAATAAAGCTGAAGTAAACATTGGAGGTAAAGAGGTTTATGGAGTTTATCTGAAGCGATTTTTTCCTGCATTATTTAATAAAGTGGTACGAAGAGCTAAGGTGAGATAA
- a CDS encoding FtsX-like permease family protein encodes MKSTINNSPTFLIQNYLKVALRNLLRNKSYTAINVIGLAISICSALLILLFVQYQLVYDKHFPKSENIVRITSKIKSANTDDINHLTYTPGLWGPELTREFKNIESYTRFFKYRADIIINYEKEDKQFFEGQFFWTDPTVFDVFGFKLKNGNISEALVRPNTVVIDENIAFKYFGDSNPIGEVINYVNGDSSIPLEITGIMPSVPEQSHFHPHFFASLSTIADEWWIQDYDRMDSWSTPFWITYLRVNNNKDPRLEEMVNEYLDLKLQQDSSRYTAYLQNIHDIHLKSNLAGEFEDNGDVKSLYILSSIAFLILLIACFNFMNLATAQASQRTKEIGIRKALGSSREQLIGQFIGESLLLAIVSFIFGVIGVEVLLPYLNEFAGTHIANSYLQNDWFWGYSTILILFVGILAGSYPAFYLSSFSPLNVLKNNLSGVFKGELFRQILVVGQFTIAVLLLIGTIVITDQLAFVKNKPLGFKQDYIITIPLRGDGLQSQYSRLKRELNIHPNIASVSASSAIIMQGRHSAPISLPDIRPDDPVNWEFLNVDHTYPETINIELLSGRFFDENRASDSSAAILNEAAVKALGMTNESILGTRIQNGWGTDGKVIGVVKDFHYATLHQDIKPFALLLNYEFGVRFINIKIVNNDIQGSISHIQKLWEKYSPGTPFNYSFLDDNIDQLYKTEEKEGKLITYFTSVCMIISCLGLFGLASFMVDRRIKEIGIRKVLGATVQQVMLLLSFAFLKQVLIGFVIGAILAWLVMDYWLNEFAYRINLNVSIFLISGLITSFIALLTVGWKTLKAAHTNPANTLRQE; translated from the coding sequence ATGAAATCTACCATAAATAATTCACCCACATTTTTAATACAGAATTACCTAAAAGTTGCACTACGTAATTTATTGAGAAATAAATCATACACGGCTATAAATGTAATTGGGTTAGCTATAAGTATTTGTAGCGCATTGCTTATACTCTTATTTGTACAGTATCAACTCGTATATGACAAGCACTTTCCAAAATCTGAAAATATTGTTCGTATAACTTCTAAAATTAAGTCAGCAAATACAGATGATATTAATCATCTAACTTATACACCGGGTTTATGGGGGCCAGAATTAACTCGTGAGTTCAAAAACATAGAGTCATACACCAGATTCTTTAAATACCGTGCCGACATTATAATTAACTATGAAAAAGAGGATAAGCAGTTTTTCGAAGGGCAATTTTTCTGGACCGACCCAACAGTTTTTGACGTTTTCGGATTTAAGCTAAAAAATGGAAACATTTCTGAGGCTTTAGTGAGACCCAATACCGTTGTTATTGATGAAAACATTGCTTTCAAATATTTTGGTGATTCCAATCCAATTGGCGAGGTAATTAATTATGTTAACGGTGATTCATCAATACCACTTGAAATAACAGGTATCATGCCGAGTGTTCCTGAACAATCGCATTTTCACCCACATTTTTTTGCCAGTCTTTCTACTATTGCCGATGAATGGTGGATTCAGGATTATGATCGAATGGATAGTTGGAGCACACCATTTTGGATTACTTATTTAAGAGTTAATAACAACAAAGATCCTCGATTAGAAGAAATGGTAAATGAGTATCTGGATCTTAAACTCCAACAAGACTCTTCGCGCTACACAGCATATTTACAGAATATTCATGATATACATTTGAAGTCAAATTTAGCCGGTGAGTTTGAAGATAATGGTGATGTTAAATCATTGTATATTCTGAGTTCCATTGCCTTTTTAATATTACTTATTGCATGCTTCAATTTTATGAATCTTGCTACAGCACAGGCATCACAAAGAACAAAGGAAATAGGGATTAGAAAAGCGTTAGGAAGTAGCCGAGAGCAACTTATCGGGCAGTTTATTGGTGAATCTCTCTTACTAGCTATTGTGAGTTTTATATTTGGTGTGATAGGTGTAGAAGTACTACTTCCATACTTAAATGAATTTGCAGGAACCCACATTGCCAATAGCTATTTACAGAATGATTGGTTCTGGGGCTATAGCACCATTCTTATTTTATTTGTTGGGATTTTAGCTGGTAGCTACCCTGCCTTTTACCTTTCTTCATTTAGCCCTCTCAACGTATTAAAAAATAATTTATCTGGTGTATTCAAAGGTGAACTTTTCAGACAAATATTGGTGGTTGGGCAGTTTACTATTGCTGTATTATTACTAATCGGGACAATTGTAATAACCGATCAGTTGGCATTTGTAAAAAACAAACCCTTAGGATTTAAGCAAGACTATATTATTACAATTCCTCTCCGAGGTGATGGTCTACAATCTCAGTACAGTAGACTGAAACGGGAATTAAACATACATCCTAACATTGCAAGTGTATCTGCTTCTTCAGCTATTATTATGCAAGGAAGGCACAGTGCACCCATATCGTTACCAGACATAAGGCCAGATGATCCGGTAAATTGGGAATTTCTAAATGTAGATCACACATATCCGGAAACTATAAATATTGAACTGTTAAGTGGACGATTTTTTGATGAAAATCGTGCATCAGATTCTTCAGCTGCAATATTAAATGAGGCTGCGGTTAAGGCTTTAGGTATGACAAATGAGTCTATTCTCGGAACCAGAATTCAAAATGGATGGGGTACTGACGGTAAAGTAATTGGTGTAGTTAAAGATTTTCATTACGCTACATTACATCAAGATATCAAACCGTTCGCACTTTTATTAAACTATGAGTTTGGTGTAAGATTCATAAATATAAAAATAGTAAATAATGATATTCAAGGATCAATATCACACATACAAAAGCTATGGGAGAAATACTCTCCAGGTACGCCTTTTAATTATTCATTTTTGGATGACAATATAGACCAGCTCTACAAAACGGAAGAAAAGGAAGGCAAGCTAATCACCTACTTCACTTCAGTCTGTATGATTATCTCATGTCTTGGACTATTTGGATTAGCCTCTTTCATGGTAGATAGAAGGATTAAAGAAATAGGTATTAGAAAGGTACTGGGTGCAACTGTGCAACAAGTTATGCTGCTGCTTTCTTTTGCTTTTTTAAAGCAAGTTCTAATCGGATTTGTAATTGGTGCGATATTGGCATGGTTAGTTATGGATTATTGGCTTAATGAGTTTGCTTATCGTATTAACCTGAATGTAAGTATTTTTTTAATTTCAGGGTTAATTACGTCTTTCATAGCACTACTTACAGTCGGCTGGAAAACTTTAAAAGCAGCACACACTAACCCAGCCAATACACTGAGGCAAGAATAA